Proteins from one Malaya genurostris strain Urasoe2022 chromosome 2, Malgen_1.1, whole genome shotgun sequence genomic window:
- the LOC131430895 gene encoding 26S proteasome regulatory subunit 6B, which yields MAEMDLLVIDKDEVDIRATKDTPMDELDMEDLYTKYKKLQRMLEFLEVQEEYIKDEQRNLKKEYLHAQEEVKRIQSVPLVIGQFLEAVDQNNGIVGSTTGSNYFVRILSTIDRELLKPSASVALHKHSNALVDVLPPEADSSISMLQADEKPEVQYSDIGGMDMQKQEIREAVELPLTHFELYKQIGIDPPRGVLMYGPPGCGKTMLAKAVAHHTTAAFIRVVGSEFVQKYLGEGPRMVRDVFRLAKENSPAIIFIDEIDAIATKRFDAQTGADREVQRILLELLNQMDGFDQTTNVKVIMATNRADTLDPALLRPGRLDRKIEFPLPDRRQKRLIFSTITTKMNLSEDVDLEDYVARPDKISGADINAICQEAGMHAVRENRYIVLAKDFEKGYKNNIKKDETEHEFYK from the coding sequence ATGGCAGAAATGGATTTGTTGGTAATTGATAAGGATGAAGTAGACATTCGTGCAACAAAGGACACTCCGATGGATGAGCTAGACATGGAAGACTTGTACACTAAATATAAGAAACTACAAAGAATGTTGGAATTTCTTGAAGTTCAGGAGGAGTATATCAAGGATGAacaaagaaatttaaaaaaggaATACCTTCATGCACAGGAGGAAGTTAAGCGTATCCAATCGGTTCCTTTGGTTATTGGACAGTTTTTGGAAGCTGTTGATCAAAATAATGGAATTGTTGGTTCAACAACTGGATCGAATTATTTTGTAAGAATACTTTCTACAATCGATCGCGAATTGTTGAAACCATCAGCCAGCGTAGCGTTGCATAAGCATAGCAATGCGTTGGTAGATGTTTTACCCCCCGAGGCAGACAGCTCTATTTCCATGCTGCAAGCGGACGAGAAACCGGAAGTACAATACTCTGATATTGGTGGAATGGATATGCAAAAACAAGAAATTCGTGAGGCTGTAGAGCTTCCGTTAACGCACTTTGAGCTCTATAAACAAATCGGCATAGATCCACCAAGGGGTGTTTTGATGTATGGGCCTCCTGGTTGTGGAAAAACGATGCTCGCAAAGGCCGTGGCTCATCATACCACAGCTGCATTCATCAGAGTGGTGGGTTCAGAGTTCGTGCAAAAATATTTGGGAGAAGGTCCCCGTATGGTGCGTGACGTGTTTCGTTTGGCAAAAGAAAATTCACCGGCTATTATTTTCATAGACGAAATTGATGCAATTGCAACGAAAAGATTTGACGCCCAAACAGGAGCTGACAGAGAAGTCCAGCGCATTCTGCTAGAGTTGCTCAACCAAATGGATGGGTTTGatcaaacgacgaatgtaaaagTAATTATGGCAACCAATCGTGCCGACACTTTGGATCCAGCTCTTCTGAGACCCGGTCGATTGGATAGAAAAATCGAATTTCCGTTACCAGATCGCCGTCAAAAGCGATTGATTTTTTCAACCATAACGACTAAAATGAATTTGTCGGAAGATGTTGATCTAGAGGACTATGTAGCTCGACCAGATAAAATTTCGGGAGCTGACATAAATGCTATTTGTCAGGAAGCCGGTATGCACGCAGTAAGAGAAAACAGATATATTGTTCTGGCAAAAGATTTCGAGAAaggttacaaaaataacatcaaGAAAGATGAAACAGAACAtgaattttataaataa